One window of the Methylocystis parvus OBBP genome contains the following:
- a CDS encoding META domain-containing protein, translated as MNKFFSILACALCAAMIAGPADAKKRAKPAEEGQQGQEQQQGGEAAGNKDTGGIPRYVPFPHNRNFNLVEINGKAPPVEMWINIDSTGRANGFSGCKNWSGVFIIGPDRLGPRAMPAVNERGCDGALAGMERDYWNVLLSGPYWDVKGDELTLKGFKGGVLKFQRAL; from the coding sequence ATGAACAAATTCTTTTCGATCCTCGCTTGCGCCCTTTGCGCGGCGATGATCGCCGGCCCGGCCGACGCCAAGAAGCGCGCCAAGCCCGCCGAGGAAGGCCAGCAGGGTCAGGAACAGCAGCAAGGCGGCGAGGCCGCCGGCAACAAGGATACGGGCGGCATTCCGCGCTACGTGCCTTTCCCGCACAACCGCAATTTCAATCTCGTCGAGATCAACGGCAAGGCGCCGCCGGTCGAGATGTGGATCAATATCGATTCGACGGGACGCGCCAACGGCTTTTCCGGCTGCAAGAACTGGTCGGGCGTCTTCATCATCGGCCCGGACCGCCTCGGCCCCCGCGCCATGCCGGCGGTCAATGAGCGCGGCTGCGACGGCGCCCTGGCGGGCATGGAGCGCGACTACTGGAACGTGCTGCTCTCCGGCCCCTATTGGGACGTGAAAGGCGACGAGTTGACCCTCAAGGGCTTCAAGGGCGGCGTTCTGAAGTTCCAGCGGGCGTTGTAA
- a CDS encoding c-type cytochrome — MKRALFSMFIFLSGAAPGVAESASSGSGTGLIEGVCATCHAVDADPNAKSPDPKAPRFVDVAKMPSTTELSIKVFLRSSHKNMPDFILGADEIDKATAHILGLRKK, encoded by the coding sequence ATGAAACGCGCGCTTTTCTCGATGTTCATTTTCCTTTCCGGCGCCGCGCCGGGTGTGGCGGAGAGCGCCAGTTCAGGCTCCGGGACGGGGCTCATAGAAGGCGTTTGCGCGACCTGCCATGCGGTCGACGCCGACCCCAACGCCAAGAGCCCGGACCCCAAGGCGCCGCGCTTCGTCGATGTGGCGAAAATGCCCTCGACGACGGAGCTGTCGATCAAGGTCTTCCTGCGCTCTTCGCACAAGAACATGCCGGATTTCATCCTCGGGGCCGACGAGATCGACAAGGCGACGGCGCATATTTTGGGGTTGAGGAAGAAATAG
- a CDS encoding IS5 family transposase has product MWTRANRAKMAAIEKQTKRYPTDLTDEEWTRVEAFLPSPARRGRKPSVELREVLNAIRYIARAGCGWRMLPKDFPPWQTVYWWFRRFMRRFLFETIHDVALMIDRERAGREASPSAGVIDSQSVKAPAAKTRGYDAGKKINGRKRHIAVDTDGRLLMVNLTTADISDSAGAQQVLDAIRKRWPWIKHLFADGAYDRRKLMDKAAFKDFVVEIVKRIDADPGFKVLPRRWVVERTFGWMTRWRRLVRDYEKRIDVSKAMIHVALGGLLLRRIAH; this is encoded by the coding sequence ATGTGGACCCGAGCGAATCGCGCCAAGATGGCCGCCATTGAAAAGCAAACCAAGCGGTATCCGACAGATTTGACCGACGAGGAGTGGACGCGCGTCGAGGCGTTTCTTCCGTCGCCAGCGCGGCGAGGACGAAAGCCCTCTGTGGAGTTGCGCGAGGTTTTGAACGCCATCCGCTACATCGCTCGCGCCGGCTGCGGCTGGCGCATGCTGCCGAAGGACTTTCCGCCTTGGCAGACCGTTTACTGGTGGTTTCGTCGCTTCATGCGCCGCTTTCTTTTCGAGACGATCCATGACGTGGCTCTGATGATCGACCGCGAGCGCGCGGGCCGCGAGGCGAGCCCTTCGGCAGGCGTCATCGATAGTCAGTCGGTGAAAGCGCCCGCCGCGAAAACCCGAGGCTACGACGCCGGCAAGAAGATCAACGGGCGCAAACGCCACATCGCCGTGGACACGGACGGACGGCTGCTCATGGTCAATCTGACGACGGCGGATATTTCCGACTCCGCGGGCGCGCAGCAGGTTCTCGACGCCATTCGTAAGCGCTGGCCGTGGATCAAACATCTATTCGCCGACGGCGCCTATGATCGAAGGAAACTCATGGATAAGGCGGCGTTCAAGGACTTCGTCGTCGAGATCGTGAAGCGCATCGACGCCGATCCAGGCTTCAAAGTCCTGCCGCGACGCTGGGTGGTTGAGCGAACCTTTGGCTGGATGACCCGCTGGCGACGCCTCGTGCGCGATTACGAAAAGCGCATCGACGTCTCCAAGGCCATGATCCACGTCGCTCTCGGTGGACTCCTCTTGCGCAGGATCGCGCACTGA
- the irrA gene encoding iron response transcriptional regulator IrrA: MLTAAGLRPTRQRLALGELLFQGYDRHVTAERLYDEAVAANLSVSLATVYNTLHQFTDAGLLREIAVDGARVYFDTNVSAHHHFLIEEDGELHDIPGSKVAVMDLPTPPKGMRIDRVDVVVRLRRDEG, encoded by the coding sequence ATGTTGACGGCGGCGGGGCTGCGCCCGACCCGCCAGCGTCTCGCGCTGGGCGAATTACTCTTTCAGGGTTACGACCGCCATGTGACGGCCGAGCGCCTTTATGACGAAGCGGTGGCCGCCAATCTCTCGGTCTCCCTCGCCACGGTCTACAATACGCTGCATCAGTTCACGGACGCCGGGCTGCTGCGTGAGATCGCGGTCGACGGCGCGCGGGTCTATTTCGACACCAATGTCAGCGCCCATCACCATTTCCTGATCGAGGAGGACGGCGAGCTTCACGACATTCCCGGCTCCAAGGTCGCGGTCATGGACCTGCCGACGCCGCCCAAGGGGATGCGGATCGATCGCGTCGACGTCGTCGTCCGGCTGCGGCGGGACGAGGGCTAG
- a CDS encoding sensor histidine kinase codes for MGLPPAHAEPEISYAQFKALANSIPNLAWMARPDGWVLWYNRRWYEYTGTTPEEMAGWGWQSVHHPDVLPKMLERWIYAIERGESFEMTFPLRGKDGAYRPFLTRIQPLRENGSIVGWYGSNTDVTEQERDRERLQLLVNELNHRVKNTLATIHSIAAHSLREMKPDAAELFENRLLALAAVHDILTSESWTRAKIVELVRTAIAPAGAANFDVDGPEVDLSPSVAAALAMTLHELCTNAVKFGSLSGDGRVAISWRVDFCAIAPRLIFSWLETGGPAVAAPSRKGFGTRLIERTLAADAGGAVRLDYAPQGLRCDIHVPLCAEVLK; via the coding sequence ATGGGCCTGCCGCCTGCGCATGCAGAACCGGAAATCAGCTATGCGCAGTTCAAAGCGCTCGCCAACTCGATCCCGAATCTGGCCTGGATGGCGCGGCCCGACGGCTGGGTCCTCTGGTACAACAGACGTTGGTACGAATATACGGGGACGACGCCGGAAGAGATGGCCGGCTGGGGCTGGCAATCGGTGCACCATCCCGACGTGCTCCCCAAAATGCTTGAACGCTGGATATACGCCATCGAGCGCGGCGAATCCTTCGAGATGACCTTCCCGCTGCGCGGGAAAGACGGGGCGTACAGACCGTTCCTGACGCGCATCCAGCCGCTTCGGGAAAACGGCTCCATCGTCGGCTGGTACGGCTCGAACACCGACGTCACCGAACAGGAGCGCGATCGCGAAAGATTGCAGCTTCTCGTCAACGAACTCAATCACCGGGTCAAGAATACGCTCGCGACGATTCACTCCATCGCCGCGCATTCCTTGCGCGAGATGAAGCCCGACGCCGCCGAGCTTTTCGAAAACCGACTCCTCGCCCTCGCCGCCGTGCACGACATTCTCACAAGTGAGAGCTGGACGCGCGCCAAGATCGTCGAACTGGTCCGGACGGCGATCGCCCCGGCGGGCGCAGCCAATTTCGACGTCGACGGACCCGAGGTCGATCTCTCGCCCAGCGTCGCCGCCGCGCTCGCCATGACCCTGCATGAACTCTGCACCAACGCCGTTAAATTCGGCTCCCTCTCCGGAGACGGGCGGGTCGCGATAAGCTGGCGCGTCGATTTCTGCGCCATCGCGCCGCGCCTAATTTTTTCATGGCTGGAGACGGGCGGCCCCGCCGTCGCGGCGCCGAGCCGGAAGGGTTTCGGAACGCGGCTGATCGAACGCACGCTCGCCGCCGACGCCGGCGGCGCGGTGCGGCTCGATTATGCGCCGCAGGGATTGCGCTGCGACATCCATGTTCCCCTTTGCGCAGAGGTGCTGAAATGA
- a CDS encoding universal stress protein: MIGEPPKSIVHPTDLSFASQEAFAHALRIAVATQGVLHLLHIEAAEQQETDDWDRFPHVREMLARWRMIEPAASRAEVAEKLGVQFVKATVESASPVQGVAAYVTKHLGDLMVLMTHNRSGLERWLEESVAEEAVRETRAPALFLREDQTGFIDRETGKVKLDTVLMPVEASVPPLDAFRHIADFAHALNPAADIMLLHVGDDLPIFDGLLPHIELRKGAPVETILSYATEIGADLIAMPTQGRRGLLDALRGSTTERVLRGAPCPVYAVPAK; this comes from the coding sequence ATGATCGGCGAGCCGCCCAAATCCATCGTTCATCCGACGGACCTCTCCTTCGCCAGCCAGGAGGCCTTCGCCCATGCGCTGCGCATCGCCGTCGCGACGCAGGGCGTGCTGCATCTCTTGCACATAGAGGCGGCCGAGCAGCAGGAGACGGACGACTGGGACCGCTTTCCGCATGTGCGGGAGATGCTGGCGCGCTGGCGCATGATCGAACCGGCCGCCTCGCGCGCCGAGGTCGCGGAAAAGCTCGGCGTCCAATTCGTGAAGGCCACGGTGGAGTCGGCCTCGCCCGTGCAGGGCGTCGCGGCCTATGTCACGAAGCATCTCGGCGACCTGATGGTGCTGATGACGCATAACCGTTCTGGGCTCGAGCGCTGGCTCGAGGAGTCGGTCGCCGAGGAAGCGGTGCGCGAGACGCGCGCGCCGGCGCTTTTTCTGCGCGAGGATCAGACCGGCTTCATCGATCGCGAGACGGGCAAGGTGAAGCTCGACACGGTGCTGATGCCGGTCGAGGCGAGCGTGCCGCCGCTCGACGCCTTCCGGCACATCGCCGATTTCGCCCATGCGCTCAACCCGGCCGCCGATATCATGCTGCTGCATGTCGGGGACGATCTGCCGATCTTCGACGGCCTCCTGCCGCATATCGAATTGCGCAAAGGGGCGCCGGTCGAGACGATCCTATCTTATGCGACGGAAATCGGCGCCGATCTCATCGCCATGCCGACGCAAGGGCGCCGCGGCCTGCTCGACGCGCTGCGAGGCTCGACGACCGAGCGCGTGCTCCGGGGCGCGCCCTGCCCGGTTTACGCCGTGCCGGCGAAGTAA
- the hisS gene encoding histidine--tRNA ligase, with protein MSKQDSTLKVEARSPRGFADREAGEIAATNRMLDVIRSVYELYGFEALETPAFEYTDALGKFLPDQDRPNEGVFSLQDDDEQWLSLRYDLTAPLARYVAQNFDRIPKPYRSYRCGPVFRNEKPGPGRFRQFMQFDADTVGSASPAADAEICMMAADALEKLGVARGDYVIKINSRKVLDGVMEAIGVGGEENAGRRLVVLRAIDKLDRLGPDGVRQLLGEGRKDESGDFTKGAGLPLPAIDTILSFSLGGQYKDGKPQFDLFGLLGKSDVGAQGAEELLEIEDLARDAGYGPDRIRIDPSVVRGLEYYTGPVFEADLTFETRDEKGHPVRFGSVGGGGRYDGLVGRFRPENTPATGFSIGVSRLFAALKLVGSPIVTAQPHVGPVVVLALDKDRLADYQRMVGQLRVAGVAAELYLGAAGMKAQMKYADRRRAPLAIIQGSDEKAKGEVQIKDLVAGAKAAAGIATNEEWKAARPAQFSAPESELVEEVRKALAAQREQG; from the coding sequence ATGTCCAAACAAGATTCCACACTTAAGGTTGAAGCCCGCAGCCCGCGCGGTTTCGCGGATCGCGAGGCGGGCGAGATCGCGGCGACGAACCGCATGCTCGACGTCATCCGCTCGGTCTATGAGCTTTACGGCTTCGAGGCGCTCGAAACCCCCGCCTTCGAATATACCGACGCGCTCGGCAAGTTCCTGCCCGATCAGGACCGGCCGAACGAGGGCGTCTTCTCCCTTCAGGACGATGACGAGCAGTGGCTGTCGCTGCGTTACGACCTCACCGCGCCGCTCGCGCGCTATGTGGCGCAGAATTTCGACCGCATCCCGAAGCCCTACCGCTCCTATCGCTGCGGCCCGGTGTTCCGCAACGAGAAACCGGGGCCGGGGCGCTTCCGCCAGTTCATGCAGTTCGACGCCGATACGGTGGGCTCCGCTTCGCCCGCCGCCGACGCCGAGATCTGCATGATGGCCGCCGACGCGCTCGAGAAGCTCGGCGTGGCGCGCGGCGATTACGTCATCAAGATCAACAGCCGCAAGGTTCTGGACGGCGTGATGGAGGCGATCGGCGTCGGCGGCGAGGAGAACGCCGGGCGCCGCCTCGTCGTTCTGCGGGCCATCGACAAGCTCGACCGGCTCGGGCCGGACGGCGTGCGCCAGCTCCTGGGCGAGGGCCGCAAGGATGAGAGCGGCGACTTCACGAAAGGCGCGGGCCTGCCCTTGCCGGCGATCGACACCATTCTCTCCTTCAGCCTTGGCGGGCAGTATAAAGACGGCAAGCCGCAATTCGATCTGTTCGGCCTGCTGGGTAAGAGCGACGTCGGCGCGCAGGGCGCGGAGGAGCTTCTCGAAATCGAGGATCTCGCGCGCGACGCCGGCTATGGGCCGGACCGCATCCGCATCGACCCTTCGGTCGTGCGCGGGCTCGAATATTATACAGGCCCCGTCTTCGAGGCCGATCTGACCTTCGAGACGCGTGACGAGAAGGGCCATCCGGTGCGCTTCGGTTCGGTCGGCGGCGGCGGCCGTTATGACGGACTCGTCGGACGTTTCCGGCCGGAGAATACGCCCGCGACCGGCTTCTCCATCGGCGTGTCGCGACTCTTCGCGGCGCTAAAGCTCGTCGGCAGCCCCATCGTCACGGCGCAGCCGCATGTCGGACCAGTCGTCGTGCTGGCGCTCGATAAGGACCGGCTCGCCGATTATCAGCGCATGGTCGGGCAGCTTCGCGTCGCCGGCGTCGCCGCCGAACTTTATCTCGGCGCGGCGGGCATGAAGGCGCAGATGAAATATGCCGACCGGCGCCGCGCGCCGCTCGCGATCATTCAGGGCTCGGACGAAAAGGCGAAAGGCGAAGTTCAGATCAAGGACCTCGTCGCCGGCGCAAAGGCGGCCGCCGGCATCGCGACCAATGAGGAATGGAAGGCCGCGCGCCCCGCGCAATTTTCCGCGCCGGAGAGCGAGCTGGTCGAAGAGGTGAGAAAGGCGCTGGCGGCGCAGCGCGAGCAGGGCTGA
- a CDS encoding 2-hydroxyacid dehydrogenase yields the protein MPKKKPLVVVTRRLPEVIETRMCELFDTRLNESDKPLTPEELAEAMRTAEVLVPTITDRIDSHLIAQAGEQMKLIANFGNGVDNIDVASALGRSVTVTNTPGVLTEDTADMTMALILSVARRLVEGARAIPEGTWAGWSPTWMLGHRITGKRLGIVGMGRIGQALARRAKAFGLSIHYHNRRRAPVEIEEGLEATYWESLDQMLARVDIVSIHCPHTPATYHLLSARRLKHLRPHAILVNTARGEIVDENALVRMLEANEISGAGLDVFEHEPAVSPKLLKLAQAGKVTLLPHMGSATIEGRVDMGEKVIINIKTFMDGHRPPDRVLPSML from the coding sequence ATGCCGAAAAAGAAGCCGCTCGTTGTCGTGACGCGCCGCCTGCCGGAAGTGATCGAGACCCGCATGTGCGAGCTCTTCGACACCCGGCTCAATGAGAGCGACAAGCCGCTCACGCCTGAAGAGCTGGCGGAGGCGATGCGCACCGCCGAGGTGCTGGTGCCGACCATCACCGACAGGATCGATTCGCACCTCATCGCGCAGGCCGGCGAGCAGATGAAGCTCATCGCCAATTTCGGCAATGGCGTCGACAATATCGACGTCGCGTCCGCCCTCGGCCGCTCCGTCACTGTGACCAACACGCCCGGCGTGCTGACGGAAGACACGGCCGACATGACGATGGCGCTGATCCTCTCGGTGGCGCGCCGGCTCGTCGAGGGCGCGCGGGCGATCCCGGAGGGCACATGGGCCGGATGGTCGCCGACCTGGATGCTCGGCCACCGCATCACCGGCAAGCGCCTTGGCATCGTCGGCATGGGCCGCATCGGCCAGGCGCTGGCGCGCCGCGCCAAGGCCTTCGGCCTCTCCATCCACTATCACAATCGCCGCCGCGCGCCCGTCGAAATCGAAGAGGGCCTCGAGGCGACCTATTGGGAGTCGCTCGACCAGATGCTGGCGCGCGTCGACATCGTGTCGATCCACTGCCCGCATACGCCGGCGACCTATCACCTTCTCTCGGCGCGCCGGCTGAAGCATCTGCGCCCGCACGCCATTCTCGTGAACACCGCGCGCGGCGAGATCGTGGACGAGAACGCCCTGGTGCGCATGCTGGAGGCGAACGAGATTTCGGGCGCCGGCCTCGACGTTTTCGAGCACGAGCCCGCCGTTTCGCCCAAGCTTTTGAAGCTCGCGCAAGCCGGCAAGGTGACGCTGCTCCCCCATATGGGTTCGGCCACGATCGAGGGCCGCGTCGACATGGGCGAAAAGGTCATCATCAACATCAAGACCTTCATGGACGGCCACCGGCCGCCGGACCGCGTGCTGCCCAGCATGTTGTGA
- the fabI gene encoding enoyl-ACP reductase FabI, whose amino-acid sequence MTVSSSLMQGKRGLVMGVANDHSIAYGIARVLARHGAQLAFTYQGEALGKRVKPLAEEMGSNLVLPCDAEDISTVDAVFARLKEEWGEMDFLVHSIAYSDKSELKGLYADTSRENFIRTMVISCFSFTEAAKRAAAMMKDGGSMVTVSFGGGTHVMPNYNVMGVAKAALDSSVRYLAADFGDRGIRVNALSPGPVRTMAGAGITGARAMGAFQKQHCPLRRMITLDEIGGSALYFLSELSGGVTGEIHLVDAGYNIMLQPRPEDLNGGE is encoded by the coding sequence ATGACGGTTTCTTCCAGTTTGATGCAGGGTAAGCGCGGGCTCGTGATGGGCGTCGCGAACGATCATTCGATCGCCTACGGAATTGCGCGCGTGCTGGCCCGCCATGGCGCGCAGCTCGCCTTCACCTATCAGGGCGAGGCGCTGGGCAAGCGCGTGAAACCGCTCGCCGAGGAGATGGGCTCCAATCTCGTGCTCCCCTGTGACGCCGAGGACATCTCCACCGTCGACGCCGTTTTCGCGCGCCTCAAGGAGGAATGGGGCGAGATGGACTTCCTCGTCCATTCCATCGCCTATTCCGACAAGAGCGAATTGAAGGGCCTCTACGCCGACACGTCGCGCGAGAATTTCATCCGCACCATGGTCATTTCCTGCTTCTCCTTCACGGAGGCCGCAAAGCGCGCCGCGGCGATGATGAAGGACGGCGGCTCCATGGTGACGGTGAGCTTCGGCGGTGGCACGCATGTCATGCCGAATTACAATGTCATGGGCGTCGCCAAGGCGGCGCTCGATTCCTCCGTGCGCTATCTCGCGGCGGATTTCGGCGATCGCGGCATTCGCGTCAACGCGCTGTCGCCCGGACCGGTGCGCACAATGGCCGGCGCCGGCATCACCGGCGCGCGGGCGATGGGCGCCTTTCAGAAGCAGCACTGCCCGCTGCGGCGAATGATCACGCTGGATGAAATCGGCGGCTCGGCTCTCTACTTCTTGTCCGAGCTTTCCGGCGGCGTGACCGGCGAGATCCATCTCGTCGACGCCGGCTACAATATCATGCTGCAGCCGCGCCCGGAGGATTTGAACGGGGGCGAGTGA
- the fabB gene encoding beta-ketoacyl-ACP synthase I, with protein sequence MRRVVVTGMGIVSSIGNTTQEVLASLREAKPGIVRSEKYAELGFRSQVYGLPTLDPATVVDRRAMRFHATGTAWNHVAMDQAIRDAGLTEAEISNERTGIIMGSGGPSTHTLVESADITRTKGPKRVGPFAVPKCMSSTASATLAVWFKIKGVNYSISSACATSNHCIGNAYELIQYGKQDMIFAGGCEELEWELSVLFDAMGAMSSSYNDRPATASRAYDKNRDGFVIAGGAGVLVLEEYEHAKARGAKIYAEVAGYGATSDGHDMVAPSGEGAVRCMQQALATVKCPIDYINPHATATPVGDAKEIEALRVVFGTGDKCPPIAATKSLTGHSLGATGVQEAIYSLLMMQNGFICESANIEELDPDFADMPIMRERRDNVKLGAVLSNSFGFGGTNATLIFKHPDA encoded by the coding sequence ATGAGACGAGTCGTCGTCACCGGCATGGGCATCGTGTCGTCGATCGGCAATACGACGCAGGAAGTGCTCGCCTCGCTGCGCGAGGCGAAGCCCGGCATCGTGCGGTCGGAGAAATACGCCGAACTCGGCTTCCGCTCGCAGGTCTACGGCCTGCCGACGCTCGACCCCGCGACGGTCGTCGACCGGCGCGCCATGCGCTTTCACGCGACCGGCACGGCCTGGAACCATGTCGCCATGGATCAGGCGATCCGCGACGCCGGCCTCACCGAGGCGGAAATCTCCAATGAGCGCACCGGCATCATCATGGGCTCGGGCGGACCCTCCACCCATACGCTCGTCGAGTCGGCGGACATCACCCGCACAAAGGGCCCCAAGCGCGTCGGCCCCTTCGCCGTGCCGAAATGCATGTCGTCGACGGCTTCGGCGACGCTGGCCGTCTGGTTCAAGATCAAGGGCGTGAACTATTCCATCTCTTCCGCCTGCGCGACGTCGAACCACTGCATCGGCAACGCCTATGAGCTGATCCAGTACGGCAAGCAGGACATGATTTTCGCCGGCGGCTGCGAGGAGCTGGAATGGGAGCTCTCCGTCCTCTTCGACGCGATGGGCGCCATGTCCTCTTCCTATAATGACCGCCCGGCGACGGCCTCGCGCGCCTATGACAAGAATCGCGACGGCTTCGTGATCGCGGGCGGCGCGGGCGTGCTGGTGCTCGAGGAATATGAGCACGCCAAGGCCCGCGGCGCGAAGATCTACGCCGAAGTCGCCGGCTATGGCGCGACCTCCGACGGCCATGACATGGTCGCGCCCTCGGGCGAAGGCGCGGTGCGCTGCATGCAGCAGGCGCTCGCCACCGTGAAATGCCCGATCGACTACATCAATCCGCACGCCACCGCGACGCCGGTCGGCGACGCCAAGGAGATCGAGGCGCTGCGCGTCGTCTTCGGAACGGGCGACAAATGCCCGCCCATCGCCGCCACCAAATCGCTCACCGGCCATTCGCTCGGCGCCACCGGCGTGCAGGAGGCGATCTATTCGCTGCTGATGATGCAGAACGGCTTCATCTGCGAGAGCGCCAATATCGAGGAGCTTGATCCGGATTTCGCCGACATGCCGATCATGCGCGAGCGCCGCGACAATGTGAAGCTCGGCGCCGTGCTGTCGAACTCCTTCGGCTTCGGCGGCACCAACGCCACGCTGATCTTCAAGCATCCAGACGCCTGA
- a CDS encoding GIY-YIG nuclease family protein — protein sequence MIAFIREAGEASQAPGAYALWLRLPAPLPVKAGKAAVRLAPGDYFYCGSAKGAGGLRARLARHMRKEKRAHWHVDQLTAAGAVLGAFIVEGGSECALNAALSNFPTPLPGFGSTDCPRCISHLRYFPPGARLPSPWENARKAANSLTPPPP from the coding sequence ATGATCGCGTTCATTCGGGAGGCCGGGGAAGCTTCTCAGGCGCCTGGCGCTTACGCTCTCTGGCTGAGGCTACCCGCGCCTCTCCCGGTGAAAGCCGGTAAAGCAGCCGTCCGCCTCGCTCCCGGCGACTATTTCTATTGCGGTTCCGCCAAGGGCGCCGGCGGCCTGAGGGCCCGGCTCGCGCGGCATATGCGGAAGGAAAAACGCGCGCATTGGCATGTCGATCAGCTCACCGCGGCGGGCGCGGTTCTCGGCGCTTTCATTGTCGAGGGCGGGAGCGAATGCGCGCTCAACGCGGCGCTTTCCAACTTCCCCACGCCGCTGCCGGGCTTCGGCAGCACGGATTGCCCGCGCTGCATCTCGCATCTGCGCTATTTTCCGCCCGGCGCGCGGCTTCCTTCGCCTTGGGAAAATGCTAGGAAGGCGGCGAATTCACTGACCCCGCCTCCCCCTTGA
- a CDS encoding response regulator translates to MTPRVLIVEDEAVIAMALELFLEELACEVVGVAGNVQQALELAATGDFDLAFLDVNLNGQKAHVLPGVLERRKKPFAFVTGYGAHGVLAAHAAAPVVTKPFSKAMLASCLEQLKSRLP, encoded by the coding sequence ATGACTCCCCGCGTCCTGATCGTCGAAGACGAGGCGGTGATCGCCATGGCCCTGGAGCTTTTTCTGGAGGAGCTGGCCTGCGAGGTCGTCGGCGTCGCGGGGAATGTCCAGCAGGCGCTGGAGCTGGCGGCGACAGGCGATTTCGATCTCGCTTTTCTCGACGTCAATCTCAATGGACAGAAAGCCCATGTCCTGCCGGGCGTGCTCGAAAGACGAAAGAAGCCTTTCGCCTTCGTGACCGGCTATGGCGCGCACGGCGTTCTGGCCGCGCATGCGGCGGCGCCGGTGGTGACCAAGCCCTTCAGCAAGGCCATGCTGGCGAGCTGCCTCGAGCAACTCAAGTCGCGCCTGCCGTAA
- a CDS encoding SH3 domain-containing protein, whose protein sequence is MRRRESENSTGLCASLGLLALLLAATAATAQEPQKGPVSNLPIPRYVSLKSDRVNVREGPSKEHPTVWIYQRAGLPVEITAEFETWRKIRDSEGSEGWVLHSLLSGRRTALVAPWKKEPQTLVAPDHATPVAKLGPGVIGSLRGCDGKWCRLAGQGFDGYMPQENLWGVYPGEKVE, encoded by the coding sequence ATGCGGCGACGGGAAAGCGAAAATTCGACGGGCTTGTGCGCGAGTCTCGGCCTTCTTGCCCTTCTTCTGGCCGCCACGGCCGCCACGGCGCAGGAGCCACAAAAGGGGCCGGTGAGCAATTTGCCCATTCCGCGATATGTCAGCCTCAAATCCGACCGCGTGAACGTCCGCGAGGGGCCGAGCAAGGAGCATCCCACGGTCTGGATCTATCAGCGCGCCGGCCTGCCTGTGGAAATCACCGCCGAATTCGAGACCTGGCGGAAGATTCGCGATTCGGAGGGCTCCGAAGGCTGGGTGCTGCATTCGCTCCTTTCGGGACGACGGACCGCCCTCGTCGCGCCCTGGAAGAAGGAGCCGCAAACGCTCGTCGCCCCGGACCATGCGACCCCGGTCGCCAAGCTCGGCCCGGGGGTGATCGGAAGTCTGCGCGGCTGCGACGGCAAATGGTGCCGCCTCGCGGGGCAAGGCTTCGACGGCTATATGCCGCAGGAAAATCTCTGGGGCGTCTATCCCGGCGAAAAAGTGGAGTAG
- the fabA gene encoding 3-hydroxyacyl-[acyl-carrier-protein] dehydratase FabA: MSERRSSFGYEDLLACGREELFGPGNAQLPLPPMLMFDRITEIFEEGGAHGKGYMRAELDVKPSLWFFDCHFKGNPVMPGCLGLDALWQMVGFYIAWLGNPGRGMALGVGEVKFSGQVRPHTKLVTYGIDFTRVRTGKLVIGLADGWVAADGERIYEAKDLKVCLAPA, translated from the coding sequence ATGAGCGAGAGACGCTCGTCATTCGGCTATGAGGATTTGTTGGCCTGCGGACGCGAGGAGCTGTTCGGCCCCGGCAATGCGCAATTGCCCCTGCCGCCGATGCTGATGTTCGACCGCATCACCGAAATTTTCGAAGAGGGCGGCGCCCATGGCAAGGGCTATATGCGCGCCGAGCTCGACGTGAAGCCGAGCCTCTGGTTCTTCGACTGCCATTTCAAGGGCAATCCCGTCATGCCCGGCTGCCTCGGCCTCGACGCGCTGTGGCAGATGGTCGGCTTTTACATCGCCTGGCTGGGCAATCCCGGCCGCGGCATGGCGCTCGGCGTCGGCGAGGTGAAATTCTCGGGTCAGGTGCGCCCGCACACCAAGCTCGTGACCTATGGCATCGATTTCACCCGCGTGCGCACCGGCAAGCTGGTGATCGGCCTCGCCGACGGCTGGGTCGCGGCGGATGGCGAGCGCATATACGAGGCCAAGGACCTCAAAGTCTGCCTCGCGCCGGCGTGA